One window from the genome of [Clostridium] celerecrescens 18A encodes:
- a CDS encoding BMC domain-containing protein has translation MERYEAIGAVETFGLVFVLEAADAMCKAADVELIGYENVASGYISVLVRGDVGACKTAVEAGIKAVKDMGADVYSSVVIPRPHPHLEKIIRRYALSVAPEQE, from the coding sequence ATGGAAAGATATGAAGCCATAGGCGCGGTAGAAACATTTGGTCTGGTATTTGTTCTCGAAGCGGCGGATGCAATGTGCAAGGCGGCTGATGTGGAACTCATCGGCTATGAAAATGTAGCTTCCGGTTATATTTCTGTTTTGGTACGGGGAGATGTGGGAGCCTGCAAGACGGCTGTAGAAGCTGGAATTAAGGCAGTAAAGGATATGGGAGCGGATGTTTACAGCTCCGTAGTCATTCCAAGACCTCATCCCCATCTTGAAAAAATCATCAGACGATATGCCTTAAGTGTTGCTCCTGAACAGGAATAG
- a CDS encoding BMC domain-containing protein: protein MRYYGEEALGLVETVGLVPALEAADKMLKAADVELISYENVGSTLVTIMVKGDVAAVRSSVEAGAEAAAAIGKLTAKNVMPRPIKEVGDIVSVHDIDA, encoded by the coding sequence GTGAGATATTACGGCGAAGAAGCGTTAGGCCTGGTAGAGACCGTTGGACTGGTTCCTGCACTGGAGGCAGCAGACAAGATGCTTAAGGCAGCAGATGTAGAATTGATTTCTTATGAAAACGTAGGTTCCACCCTGGTGACCATTATGGTAAAGGGTGATGTGGCAGCGGTACGCTCCTCCGTAGAGGCAGGTGCAGAAGCGGCAGCAGCAATCGGCAAGCTGACAGCAAAGAACGTAATGCCAAGGCCGATTAAAGAGGTCGGAGACATTGTATCCGTACACGATATAGACGCATAG
- a CDS encoding DMT family transporter: MSNQGMTSVSADAKMAAVNKKFRTTGMTTGALSGLTYGIYTVLVLVAGYYEPLVSAAGLLAGPYVCSGLNDLFAGIWLTAYNAKSGRIREMGRSLNTFPGKMIVIGSILGGPIANGAYLVGLAMAGAYAIPISALCSLFGAIFAWIFLKQKITKRVMLGMLVCVAGAIIINWTKPEGSDNFTLGIIFSFIAAICWALEGVFATYGGAMIDTDVAVNLRQLISGVVDLFVILPIVGGLGLLGGTLMAGIPAIWLAVSGLSAAVSFLCWYKSNSTVGCAVGMSLNVTYAFWGVFFCILFLGQAVTPTIVIGSFVIVFGAILVTMNPLDLFRKGE, translated from the coding sequence ATGAGTAACCAAGGAATGACATCTGTATCCGCGGATGCAAAAATGGCGGCAGTCAATAAAAAATTCAGGACAACCGGTATGACAACCGGTGCATTATCCGGACTGACATACGGAATCTATACCGTACTTGTACTGGTGGCCGGATATTATGAACCTCTTGTCAGTGCGGCAGGACTTTTAGCAGGACCATATGTGTGCTCCGGCTTAAACGATCTTTTCGCAGGAATCTGGCTGACTGCTTATAATGCAAAAAGCGGCCGTATCCGTGAGATGGGAAGAAGCCTTAATACATTCCCTGGTAAAATGATAGTCATCGGATCCATTCTCGGAGGTCCCATTGCCAATGGCGCTTATCTGGTAGGCCTTGCCATGGCCGGTGCCTATGCGATTCCAATTTCCGCATTATGCAGTTTATTCGGTGCAATTTTTGCATGGATCTTCTTAAAACAGAAAATCACCAAGAGAGTCATGTTAGGTATGCTGGTATGTGTGGCTGGCGCTATCATCATCAACTGGACGAAGCCGGAAGGCAGTGATAACTTCACACTGGGAATTATCTTCTCCTTTATTGCAGCAATCTGCTGGGCCCTGGAAGGCGTATTTGCCACTTACGGCGGAGCCATGATCGATACTGATGTTGCAGTAAACTTACGCCAGCTGATTTCCGGTGTTGTGGATTTATTCGTGATCCTACCTATCGTTGGCGGCCTGGGACTTCTTGGCGGAACACTTATGGCAGGAATACCAGCCATCTGGCTTGCAGTATCCGGCTTAAGTGCCGCAGTGTCTTTCCTTTGCTGGTATAAGAGTAATTCCACCGTTGGATGTGCTGTGGGAATGTCCTTAAATGTAACCTATGCGTTCTGGGGAGTTTTCTTCTGTATCCTGTTTTTGGGACAGGCAGTGACACCTACGATTGTAATCGGTTCTTTTGTAATCGTATTTGGTGCGATTCTGGTTACCATGAATCCACTGGATTTATTCAGGAAAGGGGAATAA
- a CDS encoding aldehyde dehydrogenase family protein yields MNFVDKDLLSIQEARILMESAREARETMLTFPQETLDLITGTLAAAAKELAEELAVMSAEETGYGRFQDKYVKNTFVCNFLPERLKDMRCVGILEEDSRHKTMAVGVPVGVIAALTPAVSPVSTAIYNILIAVKSGNPIVIAPHERAGKVTGRLIDRLMEAGKCCGLPEGAIGYLKTVTRAGTLELIRHPAAAMVVNTGVPELCREAAESGKPYIYGGTGNGPVFVERTADVRQAVEDIITSRTFDYGIVSAAEQYMVVDSLIAAEVKAEMLKNGAYFMNGEEEKQLIDLLCLESGKADTEIMGRPAAELAVRAGFTVSDSTTVLVSEQKYISDRNPFAKELLCPVLAYYIENDWMHACEKCMSLLVNESHGHTLVIHSRNEEVIRQFALKKPVGRILVNTPATLGSMGATTNLFPAMTLGSITTGAGITADNVSPMNFIYIRSVGYGVRDAKEFLGVTGNVSGGHGKAPETKGGSEDAKALLKQILETLSRELDDKC; encoded by the coding sequence ATGAATTTTGTAGATAAAGACCTGCTCTCCATACAGGAGGCAAGGATTTTAATGGAAAGTGCACGGGAAGCCAGAGAGACCATGCTTACCTTCCCCCAGGAAACGCTTGATCTCATTACAGGCACCCTGGCTGCGGCAGCAAAGGAACTGGCGGAGGAACTGGCGGTCATGTCCGCGGAAGAAACCGGATATGGACGTTTCCAGGACAAGTACGTGAAGAACACCTTTGTCTGCAATTTCCTGCCGGAGCGCTTAAAAGATATGAGGTGTGTCGGCATCTTAGAAGAAGACTCAAGGCATAAAACCATGGCAGTTGGCGTTCCTGTGGGTGTGATTGCCGCACTGACGCCGGCAGTGAGCCCGGTTTCTACTGCGATTTACAACATTCTGATCGCTGTTAAGTCCGGCAACCCCATCGTTATCGCGCCTCATGAAAGGGCTGGGAAGGTAACGGGCAGACTGATTGACCGGCTGATGGAAGCAGGAAAATGCTGCGGACTTCCGGAAGGAGCCATCGGGTATTTAAAGACAGTGACAAGGGCAGGAACCCTGGAGCTGATCCGCCACCCGGCAGCAGCCATGGTGGTCAACACCGGAGTACCGGAGCTGTGCCGCGAGGCAGCAGAAAGCGGAAAACCTTATATTTACGGCGGTACCGGAAACGGACCAGTCTTTGTGGAACGGACTGCCGATGTAAGACAGGCGGTAGAGGATATCATTACAAGCCGTACCTTTGATTATGGGATCGTGTCTGCAGCCGAGCAGTATATGGTGGTAGACAGCCTCATTGCAGCAGAAGTAAAAGCCGAAATGCTAAAGAACGGCGCCTACTTTATGAATGGGGAAGAGGAGAAACAGTTAATTGATCTCCTTTGCCTGGAAAGCGGGAAGGCGGATACGGAAATCATGGGAAGACCGGCAGCAGAACTTGCGGTCAGAGCAGGATTTACGGTTTCTGATTCCACAACGGTGCTGGTTTCTGAACAGAAGTATATTTCTGACAGGAATCCGTTTGCAAAAGAGCTTCTGTGTCCTGTACTGGCTTATTACATTGAAAATGACTGGATGCACGCCTGCGAGAAATGCATGAGCCTTCTGGTTAACGAAAGCCATGGACACACCCTGGTAATCCACTCCAGGAATGAAGAAGTGATACGCCAGTTCGCCTTAAAGAAGCCGGTGGGCAGAATCCTTGTCAATACACCCGCCACCCTGGGCAGCATGGGAGCGACCACGAACTTATTTCCGGCCATGACCCTTGGTAGTATTACGACAGGCGCCGGAATTACGGCTGACAACGTGTCGCCCATGAATTTCATCTACATCCGGAGTGTGGGATATGGAGTCCGGGATGCGAAAGAATTCCTTGGAGTTACAGGAAACGTTTCGGGCGGACATGGAAAAGCTCCTGAGACAAAAGGAGGAAGCGAAGATGCAAAAGCGCTCCTGAAACAGATTTTAGAAACCTTGTCCAGGGAGCTTGATGATAAGTGTTGA